In one Streptomyces venezuelae genomic region, the following are encoded:
- a CDS encoding AAA family ATPase, with amino-acid sequence MSQWPVYTGRAAPHDGVSNLPPPPPWRAFDGGPALETPADDGATTSPDRAHRARTYRATDQAVQLVNAALYLRRPLLVTGPPGSGKSSLAYAVARELRLGPVLRWNITSRSTLHDALYQYDPLSRLYAAGRAARDEARARPQTPVAPRTPHAPQTPRQGAASNEDGRDRPDPAGVADHLRLGPLGTALLPYARPRALLIDEIDKSDLDLPNDLLNILEEGQYEIPELLRTAKRTPRATLLTDGTDTPVTVEKGRVRCRAFPFVVLTSNGEREFPPAFLRRCVTLRLRQPRDEHLEEIVRAHLGEPDAYARDLITRFLERGAGGELATDQLLNAIYLTGAAGLDAASRDELAQQLMPYLSTATDTGRNAF; translated from the coding sequence ATGAGCCAGTGGCCCGTCTACACCGGCAGGGCAGCGCCCCACGACGGCGTCTCCAACCTGCCGCCGCCCCCGCCCTGGCGCGCCTTCGACGGCGGCCCCGCCCTGGAGACCCCCGCGGACGACGGAGCCACCACCTCGCCCGACCGCGCCCACCGGGCCCGCACCTACCGCGCCACCGACCAGGCGGTCCAACTCGTCAACGCCGCGCTCTACTTGAGGCGACCGCTCCTGGTCACGGGCCCACCCGGCAGCGGCAAGTCGAGCCTCGCGTACGCGGTCGCCCGTGAGCTGCGGCTCGGCCCGGTGCTGCGCTGGAACATCACGAGTCGCAGCACGCTGCACGACGCGCTCTATCAGTACGACCCGCTGTCCCGGTTGTACGCGGCGGGGCGGGCCGCACGGGACGAGGCCAGGGCCCGTCCGCAAACACCGGTCGCCCCACGCACCCCGCACGCACCACAGACCCCACGCCAGGGCGCCGCCTCGAACGAGGACGGCCGCGACCGGCCGGACCCCGCGGGCGTCGCCGACCACCTGCGGCTCGGCCCTCTGGGCACCGCCCTCCTGCCCTACGCCCGCCCCCGCGCCCTCCTCATCGACGAGATCGACAAGAGCGACCTGGACCTCCCCAACGACCTCCTGAACATCCTGGAGGAGGGCCAGTACGAGATCCCCGAGCTGCTGCGGACCGCCAAACGCACCCCGCGCGCGACCCTCCTCACGGACGGCACCGACACCCCGGTCACGGTCGAGAAGGGGCGCGTCCGCTGCCGCGCCTTCCCCTTCGTCGTCCTCACCAGCAACGGGGAGCGCGAGTTCCCGCCCGCCTTCCTGCGCCGCTGCGTCACCCTGCGCCTGCGCCAGCCGCGCGACGAGCACCTGGAAGAGATCGTCCGCGCCCACCTGGGCGAGCCCGACGCCTACGCCCGCGACCTCATCACCCGCTTCCTGGAACGCGGCGCCGGCGGCGAACTCGCCACCGACCAGCTCCTCAACGCCATCTACCTGACCGGCGCCGCGGGGCTCGACGCCGCCTCACGGGACGAGCTGGCGCAGCAGTTGATGCCCTACCTGTCGACGGCCACCGACACGGGCCGCAATGCCTTCTGA
- a CDS encoding SAV_2336 N-terminal domain-related protein produces the protein MPSDRPPRPGEAAHLAGLLADASGGSRHLTPTELAELLWLAAHLPPPPAAPPPPAPAETHPSDPSERTVPPAPEPDPAPRPEPGLSPSADSAPPPTDDRIPLHLATRSHRPLRVPRPPEPPPDSHTAPPPPSSPLPLSAPRPPASGTRRIPLHVPVPPMLAHPLALQRAVRPLKRYVPSPTGRFLDEEATAHRIALLGGQPQGWLPVLGPAPERWLRLCVVHDGGATMPMWRPLVRELHTALAQSGVFRTVELHRAAPDGTVPARAASVPADGRTVILVISDCMGPQWREGPGAVRWHHTLHRWAARMPLAVVQPLPERLWRTTALPTTPGLLSAPHPAAPSAALAFTAYDVLEEPRPEDALPLPVLEPAANWLANWAALVTDPGGTQLPGSVGWLTPSPATPSRTAAPPAGPTPREDLTRLTAEELVLRFRSTASPEAFRLAGHLALGETQLPVMRLVHRAVERHPRPQHLAEVILSGMLAESPEGPPGAYDFRDGVRELLLRTLPRTARDRTRELLAQIGGLIDDRAGVAPGELRAVAHVPGRGGEGVGGGAGEAFATVTPESVRQLGGARPHLLGGRYRGIAQIGRDKGVWLADDLADGGEVVVVQRFLAAPGPVRASFADEAARLEQFHHPHVAAVHDHGMDGEVPYLVLEYVPGRNLDELLLGHPGGLPVEMALQLVVPLAEAVTALHTQGMVHGAISAEQVRLPRDRGPVLCGCTLTPYGTAAREADLLALGRLVQETYTGAPTIPADRGHGLPIDRPETPLAMLASAVLDLASGRLPRQRRGLAKLASRTARPTQELTCSLLGPPVFFRDGSRLPATTPESLAVLCMLVLAEGSSLSYADLAEGLWAAERTDPTRSFISSCLSAIRVELGIPVVEDVRGFSLRLPPDDEAVDLFRCRRLAAEAERARAAGDLGTARQRVTEAHSLWQGEPLDGVPGPAARAVRVEIDRLRHRLRNNLHALKEPPAGADSPDGPDSPGQQHIRVLFECVAAEGRAKAVAELGKAVSRLLVRIGVGPGEFSLRPGARDWTLTVACGVPAVELLAALLDELPSLRTPPPRLDIAVTVGRATDPAAIRLPRFPDRLRNLFDGTGQAIVVLPDTLHTDLTRRGLAGSVPFSLLSDTGDWYGWIMAPPAVTPLLLGFDGVFTHLFPSRSARAATLSLLSVVTEYRRLNDALSGVPLLDSRSAAVTDGHLAHPLDALRALAHHQGYAAELHARLTALETERAAVSRPLAHSAALHGLLTNRPVAIVTDTSHEAVSTYLEAQGLPAPRGGIHGRTADITRLMPDAECPSRALERLAVPPNRCLMLGASPHEAVAARTLGIPFVGHAPDNRSARDLRSVGVSSTVTSLREVVDLLRAKDGRRGV, from the coding sequence ATGCCTTCTGACCGGCCTCCGCGCCCCGGCGAGGCCGCACACCTCGCCGGGCTGCTGGCCGACGCGTCGGGCGGGTCACGTCACCTCACCCCGACCGAACTGGCGGAACTCCTGTGGCTGGCGGCGCACTTGCCCCCGCCCCCGGCCGCGCCTCCACCCCCGGCCCCGGCCGAGACCCACCCCTCGGATCCGTCCGAACGCACCGTGCCCCCGGCCCCCGAACCGGACCCCGCACCCCGCCCGGAGCCCGGCCTGTCGCCGTCGGCCGACAGCGCTCCACCACCCACCGACGACCGCATCCCGCTGCACCTCGCGACCCGCTCACACCGCCCGCTCCGCGTGCCCCGCCCCCCTGAGCCCCCGCCCGACAGCCACACGGCACCACCCCCGCCCTCCTCCCCCCTCCCTCTGTCCGCACCGCGCCCACCGGCCTCCGGCACCCGTCGCATCCCCCTGCACGTGCCCGTCCCGCCGATGCTCGCCCACCCGCTCGCCCTGCAACGCGCGGTGCGCCCGCTCAAGCGCTACGTCCCCTCGCCCACCGGACGGTTCCTCGACGAGGAGGCCACCGCCCACCGCATCGCCCTGCTCGGCGGGCAGCCGCAGGGGTGGCTGCCGGTCCTCGGACCGGCCCCGGAGCGCTGGCTCCGGCTCTGCGTCGTGCACGACGGCGGAGCCACGATGCCCATGTGGCGGCCGCTCGTCCGGGAACTGCACACCGCGCTCGCCCAGTCCGGCGTGTTCCGCACGGTCGAACTCCACCGCGCGGCGCCCGACGGCACGGTCCCGGCCCGCGCCGCGTCCGTGCCCGCCGACGGCCGCACCGTCATCCTGGTGATCAGCGACTGCATGGGCCCCCAGTGGCGCGAGGGCCCCGGCGCCGTCCGCTGGCACCACACGCTGCACCGCTGGGCGGCACGCATGCCGCTGGCCGTCGTCCAGCCGCTCCCCGAACGCCTGTGGCGCACCACCGCCCTGCCGACGACCCCCGGCCTGCTGTCCGCACCGCACCCCGCGGCCCCTTCCGCCGCCCTCGCGTTCACCGCCTACGACGTCCTCGAAGAGCCACGCCCCGAGGACGCCCTGCCGCTGCCCGTCCTGGAACCGGCGGCGAACTGGCTCGCGAACTGGGCGGCACTGGTCACCGACCCGGGCGGCACCCAACTCCCCGGATCTGTCGGCTGGTTGACGCCGAGCCCCGCGACACCATCGCGAACCGCCGCACCGCCCGCGGGCCCCACCCCCCGCGAGGACCTCACCCGCCTCACCGCCGAGGAGCTCGTACTCCGCTTCCGCTCCACCGCCTCACCCGAAGCGTTCCGCCTGGCCGGTCATCTCGCGCTCGGCGAAACACAGTTGCCGGTCATGCGACTGGTCCACCGTGCGGTCGAGAGGCACCCTCGGCCGCAGCATCTGGCCGAGGTGATCCTCAGCGGCATGCTCGCCGAGTCCCCGGAGGGCCCGCCGGGCGCGTACGACTTCCGGGACGGCGTACGCGAACTGCTCCTGCGGACCCTGCCGCGCACGGCACGCGACCGGACCCGCGAACTCCTGGCCCAGATCGGCGGGTTGATCGACGACCGGGCGGGTGTCGCACCGGGCGAGCTGCGGGCGGTGGCACACGTACCGGGGCGCGGGGGCGAGGGCGTGGGAGGCGGCGCGGGCGAGGCGTTCGCGACCGTCACCCCGGAGAGCGTCCGGCAGCTCGGCGGGGCGCGGCCCCACCTGCTCGGCGGGCGCTACCGGGGCATCGCGCAGATCGGGCGGGACAAAGGGGTGTGGCTCGCGGACGACCTGGCGGACGGCGGTGAGGTAGTGGTGGTGCAGCGGTTCCTCGCGGCGCCGGGCCCCGTGCGCGCGTCGTTCGCCGACGAGGCGGCACGGCTGGAACAGTTCCACCATCCGCACGTCGCCGCCGTCCACGACCACGGCATGGACGGCGAAGTCCCCTATCTGGTCCTGGAGTACGTACCGGGCCGCAATCTGGACGAGCTGCTCCTGGGGCACCCCGGCGGGCTGCCGGTCGAGATGGCTCTCCAGCTGGTGGTGCCGCTGGCCGAAGCCGTCACCGCCCTGCACACCCAGGGCATGGTCCACGGCGCGATCTCCGCCGAGCAGGTGCGGCTCCCCCGGGACCGGGGGCCGGTCCTGTGCGGCTGCACGCTGACCCCGTACGGCACGGCCGCCCGCGAGGCCGACCTGCTGGCCCTCGGGCGCCTCGTCCAGGAGACGTACACGGGCGCGCCGACCATACCGGCGGACCGGGGGCACGGGCTGCCGATCGACCGGCCGGAGACGCCGCTGGCCATGCTGGCGTCCGCCGTGCTCGACCTGGCGTCCGGCCGCCTGCCACGCCAGCGCCGCGGCCTGGCGAAGCTGGCGTCCCGCACCGCACGTCCGACGCAGGAGCTCACCTGCTCGCTGCTCGGGCCGCCGGTGTTCTTCCGTGACGGCAGTCGCCTTCCGGCCACGACGCCGGAGAGCCTGGCGGTGCTGTGCATGCTGGTGCTCGCGGAGGGCTCCAGCCTCTCGTACGCGGATCTGGCCGAGGGCCTGTGGGCAGCCGAACGCACCGACCCCACCCGCTCCTTCATCAGCTCCTGCCTGAGCGCCATCCGCGTCGAGCTGGGCATTCCGGTGGTCGAGGACGTCCGCGGGTTCTCCCTGCGCCTGCCGCCGGACGACGAGGCCGTCGACCTGTTCCGCTGCCGACGGCTGGCCGCCGAGGCGGAGCGGGCGCGGGCGGCGGGCGACCTGGGGACGGCCCGTCAGCGGGTCACGGAGGCCCACTCCCTCTGGCAGGGCGAACCCCTGGACGGCGTGCCCGGGCCTGCCGCGCGGGCCGTCCGCGTGGAGATCGACCGGCTCCGCCACCGCCTCCGGAACAACCTGCACGCCCTGAAGGAGCCGCCCGCCGGGGCCGACAGCCCTGACGGTCCCGACAGCCCCGGACAGCAGCACATCCGCGTGCTCTTCGAGTGCGTGGCGGCCGAGGGCCGGGCGAAGGCCGTCGCCGAGCTCGGCAAGGCGGTCTCGCGTCTCCTGGTGCGCATCGGCGTCGGTCCGGGAGAGTTCTCCCTGCGGCCGGGCGCCCGCGACTGGACGCTGACCGTCGCGTGCGGGGTACCCGCCGTGGAACTGCTGGCGGCCCTCCTGGACGAGCTGCCCTCCCTGCGCACGCCGCCGCCCCGGCTCGACATCGCCGTCACGGTGGGCCGGGCCACGGACCCGGCGGCCATCCGGCTCCCGCGCTTCCCCGACCGCCTGCGGAACCTCTTCGACGGCACGGGACAGGCGATCGTGGTGCTCCCCGACACCCTGCACACGGACCTCACGCGGCGGGGGCTCGCGGGCTCCGTTCCCTTCAGCCTGCTGTCCGACACCGGCGACTGGTACGGCTGGATCATGGCGCCGCCCGCGGTCACCCCGCTCCTGCTGGGCTTCGACGGCGTCTTCACCCATCTCTTCCCGAGCCGCTCGGCGCGCGCGGCCACGCTCTCCCTCCTCTCCGTGGTCACCGAGTACCGCCGCCTGAACGACGCCCTGTCCGGCGTACCGCTCCTGGACTCGCGCAGTGCCGCCGTGACCGACGGCCACCTCGCCCACCCCCTGGACGCGCTGCGGGCGCTCGCGCACCACCAGGGGTACGCCGCCGAACTCCACGCACGCCTCACCGCCCTGGAGACGGAACGCGCGGCCGTCTCCAGGCCCCTGGCCCACAGCGCCGCGCTCCACGGCCTCCTCACGAACCGTCCCGTCGCCATCGTCACCGACACCTCGCACGAGGCGGTGTCGACATACCTCGAAGCACAGGGGCTCCCCGCCCCACGCGGCGGAATCCACGGCCGTACCGCGGACATCACGCGCCTGATGCCGGACGCGGAGTGTCCGAGCCGGGCGCTGGAGCGGCTCGCCGTGCCACCGAACCGCTGCCTGATGCTCGGGGCGTCTCCGCACGAGGCGGTCGCCGCCCGGACCCTGGGCATTCCCTTCGTCGGCCATGCTCCCGACAACCGCTCGGCGCGGGATCTCCGGTCCGTCGGAGTCTCCAGTACCGTCACCTCCTTGCGCGAGGTTGTCGACCTCCTCCGCGCGAAAGACGGACGCCGGGGCGTATGA
- a CDS encoding ABC transporter permease, with protein MTRLRPPTRARLRSRAPLTLAVPALLAVAFLLMPLVGILARTEWGDLGSHLTAPGVTQALKLSLFVSFWALGLSLLLGVPLAWLLARVEFRGKALVRSLVLLPMVLPPTVGGVALLLGFGRRGLLGPWLEDTFGIVLPFHTSGAVVAATFVAMPFLVISLEGALGGLRPGFEETAASLGASPVRVFLTVTLPMVAPGLAAGAALTWARALGEFGATITFAGNLPGTTQTLPLQVYLLLQDSPEAATSLSLLLLAIAMAVLVGLRGRWTAGASGGGSERRVRESGRVGEDRGEEGGGPGEPVEFSEPAAKVARADEKWALHADVTGYNHLTLDARPGTTIAVVGPNGAGKTTLLRALLGLTPRAHAELRLGERDVTGLPPHRRGVAWVPQEGALFPHLNALRNTAYGLRAQGVRRADARREAQAWLDRLGVGHLAHRRPAQLSGGQAQRVALARALAARPRLLLLDEPLAALDQTTRAHVRHTLRRHLDGFGGVCLIVTHDPVEAVSLADRVLVLDEGRTLQDAPPTEVTRHPRSPWVARMLGRNAWPGTAAADGTLALAGEGRLVVADPLEEGAPALAVIAPEAVSLHREKPAGSPRNVWPGVVREITTAGSRLRVLVTSGEAPDLVAEITPQAAVELGLVEGAEVWTSVKATEVSVVGL; from the coding sequence GGGGTCACGCAGGCCCTGAAGCTCTCGCTGTTCGTGTCCTTCTGGGCGCTCGGGCTCTCGCTCCTGCTCGGGGTGCCGCTGGCCTGGCTGCTCGCGCGGGTGGAGTTCCGGGGCAAGGCGCTCGTACGGTCCCTCGTACTGCTGCCGATGGTGCTGCCGCCGACCGTCGGCGGTGTCGCGCTGCTCCTCGGCTTCGGGCGGCGCGGGCTGCTCGGGCCGTGGCTGGAGGACACGTTCGGGATCGTGCTGCCCTTCCACACCTCGGGGGCGGTGGTCGCGGCGACGTTCGTCGCCATGCCGTTCCTCGTCATCAGCCTGGAAGGCGCGCTGGGCGGGCTGCGGCCCGGGTTCGAGGAGACCGCGGCGTCGCTGGGGGCGTCGCCGGTACGGGTGTTCCTCACCGTCACCCTGCCGATGGTCGCCCCCGGGCTCGCCGCGGGAGCCGCGCTGACCTGGGCGCGGGCGCTCGGCGAGTTCGGGGCGACGATCACCTTCGCGGGGAACCTGCCGGGGACGACGCAGACCCTGCCCCTCCAGGTGTATCTGCTGTTGCAGGACTCCCCGGAGGCGGCGACTTCGTTGTCGTTGCTGCTGCTCGCCATCGCCATGGCCGTGTTGGTGGGGTTGCGGGGGCGGTGGACCGCGGGGGCGTCCGGGGGCGGTTCGGAGCGGCGGGTACGGGAGTCCGGGCGCGTCGGCGAGGACCGCGGTGAAGAAGGCGGCGGGCCGGGGGAGCCCGTGGAGTTCTCGGAACCGGCCGCGAAGGTCGCCCGTGCGGACGAGAAGTGGGCCCTGCACGCCGACGTCACCGGCTACAACCACCTCACCCTCGACGCCCGACCCGGCACCACCATCGCCGTCGTCGGACCCAACGGCGCGGGCAAGACCACACTCCTGCGCGCTCTCCTCGGCCTCACCCCGCGCGCCCACGCGGAGCTGCGGCTCGGCGAGCGCGACGTCACCGGTCTGCCCCCGCACCGGCGCGGGGTCGCCTGGGTGCCCCAGGAAGGGGCGCTCTTCCCGCACCTCAACGCGCTCCGCAACACCGCGTACGGACTGCGGGCGCAGGGCGTACGGCGTGCCGACGCCCGGCGCGAGGCGCAGGCCTGGCTCGACCGGCTCGGCGTCGGACACCTCGCGCACCGCAGGCCCGCCCAGCTCTCCGGAGGTCAGGCCCAGCGGGTCGCCCTGGCCCGCGCCCTGGCCGCCCGCCCCCGGCTGCTCCTCCTCGACGAGCCGCTCGCCGCGCTCGACCAGACCACCCGCGCCCACGTCCGGCACACCCTGCGCCGCCACCTCGACGGGTTCGGCGGCGTCTGCCTCATCGTCACGCACGACCCGGTCGAAGCCGTCTCGCTGGCGGACCGGGTCCTCGTGCTCGACGAAGGGCGTACGTTGCAGGACGCGCCGCCCACGGAGGTCACCCGGCATCCGCGCTCGCCCTGGGTGGCCCGCATGCTCGGCCGCAACGCCTGGCCCGGCACCGCCGCCGCCGACGGGACGCTCGCGCTGGCGGGGGAGGGGCGCCTGGTCGTCGCCGACCCGCTGGAGGAGGGTGCGCCCGCGCTCGCGGTCATCGCGCCGGAGGCCGTGTCCCTGCACCGCGAGAAGCCGGCGGGCAGCCCGCGCAACGTGTGGCCGGGCGTGGTGCGTGAGATCACCACGGCGGGCAGTCGGCTGCGTGTCCTCGTCACCTCGGGTGAGGCGCCCGACCTGGTCGCCGAGATCACTCCGCAGGCGGCGGTGGAGCTCGGGCTCGTGGAGGGCGCCGAGGTGTGGACGAGCGTGAAGGCCACGGAGGTTTCGGTGGTGGGGCTCTGA
- a CDS encoding rod shape-determining protein, whose protein sequence is MTVSLEQLRRCHIAVDLGAARTRVYVKGAGLVVDQPSAAAVNTRTGALIAVGQFAEQMTGRTPGYIRVVRPVSGGTVVDIEMAQRMLRHLIGEKLRRTLRRKPRLRAAACTPHDADPLAQRAAVETMVGLGARRVELVDTLIAAAVGCGLPVERPEATMILVCGAATTQVAVLSLGSIVTAERIPVGGEAIDNAIVQHLRHHHELMLPSQSVRPLQLALRGNGLTPQGPESTEIHGRDVATGLARSVQVDTAAVRDAIHTPLTAVLDGIGKVLRDCPPELVADLADRGIMMVGGSALLPGFDQMLRDATGMPVHIAERPDVCAVLGLGAMLEGKIQPLALAPLSG, encoded by the coding sequence ATGACCGTCAGTCTGGAGCAGTTGCGCCGCTGCCACATCGCCGTCGACCTGGGAGCCGCGAGGACCCGCGTGTACGTGAAGGGGGCGGGCCTCGTCGTCGACCAGCCGAGCGCCGCCGCCGTCAACACGCGCACGGGCGCGCTCATCGCGGTCGGCCAGTTCGCCGAGCAGATGACGGGACGTACGCCCGGCTACATCCGGGTGGTCCGCCCCGTCTCCGGCGGCACCGTCGTCGACATCGAGATGGCCCAGCGCATGCTGCGGCACCTGATCGGCGAGAAGCTCCGCCGCACGCTGCGCCGCAAGCCCCGACTGCGCGCCGCCGCCTGCACGCCGCACGACGCGGACCCGCTGGCCCAGCGCGCCGCCGTCGAGACGATGGTCGGGCTCGGGGCGCGCCGCGTGGAGCTCGTCGACACGCTCATCGCGGCGGCCGTCGGCTGCGGGCTCCCCGTGGAGCGCCCCGAGGCGACGATGATCCTCGTCTGCGGCGCCGCCACGACGCAGGTCGCGGTCCTCTCCCTCGGCTCGATCGTGACCGCGGAACGCATCCCCGTCGGCGGCGAGGCCATCGACAACGCGATCGTGCAGCACCTGCGCCACCACCACGAACTGATGCTGCCCTCCCAGTCCGTACGTCCTCTCCAGCTCGCGCTGCGCGGCAACGGCCTCACGCCCCAGGGCCCGGAGTCGACGGAGATCCACGGCAGGGACGTCGCGACGGGCCTGGCCCGCTCCGTCCAGGTCGACACGGCCGCCGTCCGCGACGCCATCCATACTCCGCTCACCGCCGTGCTCGACGGCATCGGCAAGGTGCTGCGCGACTGCCCGCCGGAGCTGGTGGCCGACCTCGCGGACCGCGGAATCATGATGGTCGGCGGCAGCGCGCTGCTGCCGGGGTTCGACCAGATGCTGAGGGATGCGACCGGAATGCCCGTACATATCGCGGAACGGCCTGATGTGTGTGCCGTGCTGGGACTCGGTGCGATGCTTGAGGGCAAGATCCAGCCGCTGGCGCTGGCGCCCCTGTCCGGCTGA
- a CDS encoding GAF domain-containing protein, translating into MQPILEAVLSVGTDLELQATLQHIVDSAARLTGAGLGTLAVDAPGHGGPAELFVAGGPGRHPDGVPCVRPTADGTVIDVPIHVHDDPFGTLLLAEKDGGGPFTDEDRQLLRVLASQAGIAIGNARLFEAARQRERWIEGAAAVTTALLTGEAAADALMTVADRARILAGAAAGVILQPTEAGGMRIVAAATDGEPHGWGASAHRRAPTGDGTSRPSGSPADASRPTTRTGTQSTQSTESPRETREAHHNDLIGTTIEPGSAVLTQLLGGEPVYIDDSATDPRMTTHVRARFGPSMMLPLQAGGRLIGTLALPRRRGAPAYTSAERLLATQFASQAALALVLADAQQSRRRLAVFEDRDRIARDLHDLVVQRLFATGMMLEGTRRKARATKVESTLDHAVDELESTIQEVRTAIFALQQPPADAPATFRGKVLRETAGASAVLGIQPSVHFAGAVDARVTEPAAGHLLAALRRALAATSRRTGVTRVDVAVDARATLPDGRSGVRLTVYDDGDTDGVEAGTTATWQAPL; encoded by the coding sequence ATGCAGCCCATCCTGGAGGCCGTCCTCAGCGTCGGCACGGACCTCGAACTCCAGGCGACGCTGCAGCACATCGTGGACAGCGCGGCCCGGCTGACCGGGGCGGGGCTCGGCACGCTGGCCGTCGACGCCCCCGGCCACGGGGGCCCGGCCGAGCTGTTCGTGGCGGGCGGCCCCGGGCGCCACCCGGACGGCGTGCCGTGCGTACGCCCGACCGCGGACGGCACCGTCATCGACGTACCGATCCACGTCCACGACGACCCGTTCGGCACGCTGCTGCTCGCCGAGAAGGACGGGGGCGGCCCCTTCACCGACGAGGACCGCCAGCTCCTGAGGGTCCTGGCGAGCCAGGCGGGCATCGCGATCGGCAACGCCCGCCTGTTCGAGGCGGCCCGGCAGCGGGAGCGCTGGATCGAGGGCGCGGCGGCGGTCACGACGGCGCTGCTCACCGGCGAGGCGGCGGCGGACGCGCTGATGACGGTCGCGGACCGGGCGCGGATCCTCGCGGGCGCGGCGGCGGGCGTGATCCTGCAGCCCACGGAGGCGGGCGGCATGCGCATCGTCGCGGCGGCGACGGACGGGGAACCGCACGGGTGGGGGGCGTCGGCACACCGTCGGGCGCCGACGGGGGACGGCACGTCACGCCCGTCCGGATCCCCCGCGGACGCGTCCCGTCCCACCACACGCACCGGCACTCAGAGCACCCAGAGCACCGAGAGCCCCCGGGAAACCCGGGAAGCCCACCACAACGATCTGATCGGCACCACGATCGAGCCCGGCAGCGCGGTCCTGACCCAGCTGCTCGGCGGCGAACCCGTGTACATCGACGACTCGGCCACCGACCCCCGTATGACCACGCACGTGCGCGCCCGCTTCGGCCCGAGCATGATGCTGCCGCTGCAGGCGGGCGGTCGGCTCATCGGCACGCTCGCACTCCCCCGCAGGCGCGGCGCCCCCGCCTACACCTCCGCCGAACGCCTGCTCGCGACGCAGTTCGCCTCGCAGGCCGCGCTCGCCCTCGTGCTCGCGGACGCCCAGCAGAGCCGCCGACGCCTCGCGGTCTTCGAGGACCGCGACCGGATCGCCCGCGACCTGCACGACCTCGTCGTCCAGCGCCTCTTCGCGACCGGGATGATGCTGGAGGGCACGCGCCGCAAGGCCAGGGCGACCAAGGTCGAGTCGACCCTCGACCACGCCGTGGACGAGCTGGAGTCCACGATCCAGGAGGTCCGCACGGCCATCTTCGCGCTCCAGCAGCCGCCCGCGGACGCCCCCGCGACGTTCCGGGGCAAGGTGCTGCGCGAGACGGCGGGCGCGTCCGCCGTCCTCGGCATCCAGCCGTCCGTCCACTTCGCGGGCGCCGTCGACGCCCGGGTCACGGAGCCGGCGGCGGGCCACCTGCTCGCGGCCCTGCGCCGGGCCCTGGCCGCGACGTCCCGCCGCACCGGTGTCACACGCGTGGACGTCGCGGTCGACGCGCGGGCCACGCTGCCGGACGGCCGCTCAGGAGTACGGCTGACGGTGTACGACGACGGGGACACGGACGGCGTGGAGGCGGGCACGACGGCGACGTGGCAGGCCCCGTTGTAG